The following coding sequences are from one Poecile atricapillus isolate bPoeAtr1 chromosome 28, bPoeAtr1.hap1, whole genome shotgun sequence window:
- the UPF1 gene encoding regulator of nonsense transcripts 1 isoform X1, whose translation MSVEAYGPSSQTLTFLDTEEAELLGADTQGSEFEFTDFTLPSQTQTPPGPGQAGPAQGQGPPGAGQGAPGPLEAQVNGPDGILQNGAVDENVAKTSQLLAELNFEEDEEDTYYTKDLPVHACSYCGIHDPACVVYCNTSKKWFCNGRGNTSGSHIVNHLVRAKCKEVTLHKDGPLGETVLECYNCGCRNVFLLGFIPAKADSVVVLLCRQPCASQSSLKDINWDSSQWQPLIQDRCFLSWLVKIPSEQEQLRARQITAQQINKLEELWKENPSATLEDLEKPGVDEEPQHVLLRYEDAYQYQNIFGPLVKLEADYDKKLKESQTQDNITVRWDLGLNKKRIAYFTLPKTDSDMRLMQGDEICLRYKGDLAPLWKGIGHVIKVPDSSTDYGDEIAIELRSSVGAPVEVTHNFQVDFVWKSTSFDRMQSALKTFAVDETSVSGYIYHKLLGHEVEDVIIKCQLPKRFTAQGLPDLNHSQVYAVKTVLQRPLSLIQGPPGTGKTVTSATIVYHLARQGNGPVLVCAPSNIAVDQLTEKIHQTGLKVVRLCAKSREAIDSPVSFLALHNQIRNMDSMPELQKLQQLKDETGELSSADEKRYRALKRTAERELLMNADVICCTCVGAGDPRLAKMQFRSILIDESTQATEPECMVPVVLGAKQLILVGDHCQLGPVVMCKKAAKAGLSQSLFERLVVLGIRPIRLQVQYRMHPALSAFPSNIFYEGSLQNGVTAADRVKKGFDFQWPQPDKPMFFYVTQGQEEIASSGTSYLNRTEAANVEKITTKLLKAGAKPDQIGIITPYEGQRSYLVQYMQFSGSLHTKLYQEVEIASVDAFQGREKDFIILSCVRANEHQGIGFLNDPRRLNVALTRARYGVIIVGNPKALSKQPLWNHLLNYYKEQKVLVEGPLNNLRESLMQFSKPRKLVNTINPGARFMTTAMYDAREAIIPGSVYDRSSQGRPSNMYFQTHDQIGMISAGPSHVTAMNIPIPFNLVMPPMPPPGYFGQANGPAAGRGAPKGKTGRGGRQKNRFGIPGTSQSNLPNSQASQDVVSQPFSQGPLTQGYISMSQPSQMSQPGLSQPELSQDSYLGDEFKSQIDVALSQDSTYQGERAYQHGGVTGLSQY comes from the exons ATGAGCGTGGAGGCGTACGGCCCCAGCTCGCAGACCCTCACCTTCCTGGACACCGAGGAGGCCGAGCTGCTCGGCGCGGACACACAGGGCTCCGAGTTCGAGTTCACCGACTTCACCCTCCCCAGCCAGACCCAGACACCGCccgggccgggccaggcggGGCCGGCACAGGGCCAGGGGCCgccgggagcggggcagggAGCTCCGGGCCCGCTGGAAGCGCAG GTGAATGGTCCTGATGGGATCCTGCAGAATGGAGCTGTGGATGAGAACGTGGCCAAGAccagccagctcctggctgagctCAACTtcgaggaggatgaggaggacaCTTACTACACCAAGGATCTCCCCGTGCACGCCTGCAG TTACTGTGGGATCCACGACCCTGCCTGTGTGGTTTACTGCAACACCAGCAAGAAATGGTTCTGCAACGGGCGTGGGAACACCTCTGGCAG CCACATCGTGAATCACCTGGTGAGAGCCAAGTGCAAGGAGGTGACTCTGCACAAGGACGGGCCCCTGGGAGAGACCGTCCTGGAGTGCTACAACTGCGGCTGCCGCAACGTTTTCCTGCTGGGCTTCATCCCAGCCAAGGCTGACTCCGTGGTGGTTCTGCTCTGCAG gcagccctgtgccagccagaGCAGCCTGAAGGACATCAactgggacagctcccagtgGCAGCCCCTGATCCAGGACCGCTGCTTCCTCTCCTGGCTGGTGAAGATTCCCtcggagcaggagcagctccgggCCCGCCAGATCACAGCCCAGCAGATCAACAAACTGGAGGAGCTCTGGAAG gaaaatccatCTGCCACCCTGGAGGACTTGGAAAAACCTGGTGTTGATGAGGAACCCCAGCATGTCCTGCTTAGATACGAAGATGCTTATCAATACCAAAATATATTTGGTCCTCTGGTCAAGCTTGAGGCAGATTATGACAAGAAACTCAAGGAATCTCAG ACCCAAGATAACATCACAGTCAGGTGGGACCTGGGCTTGAACAAGAAGAGAATTGCTTATTTCACTTTGCCAAAGACTGATTCAG ATATGCGCCTCATGCAAGGAGATGAGATCTGCCTGAGGTACAAGGGAGACCTGGCCCCGCTCTGGAAGGGAATTGGGCACGTGATCAAAGTTCCTGATA GTTCTACAGATTATGGTGATGAGATAGCCATCGAGCTGAGGAGCAGCGTGGGAGCTCCAGTGGAGGTCACTCACAACTTCCAGGTGGATTTTGTGTGGAAATCCACTTCTTTTGACAG GATGCAGAGCGCTCTGAAAACGTTTGCAGTGGACGAGACCTCGGTGTCTGGGTACATTTACCACAAACTGCTGGGCCACGAGGTGGAAGATGTCATCATCAAATGCCAGCTGCCAAAACGCTTCACAGCCCAGGGGCTCCCTGATCTCAACCACTCTCAG gtttATGCTGTCAAGACCGTCCTGCAGCGTCCTCTGAGCCTTATCCAGGGTCCCCCTGGCACTGGGAAAACGGTGACATCGGCCACCATCGTCTATCACCTGGCCAGGCAGGGCAATGG gccCGTGCTGGTGTGTGCCCCCAGCAACATCGCCGTGGATCAGCTGACGGAGAAGATCCACCAGACCGGCCTCAAGGTGGTTCGTCTGTGCGCCAAGAGCCGCGAGGCCATCGACTCGCCCGTGTccttcctggccctgcacaacCAGATCCGCAACATGGACAG catgccagagctccagaagctgcagcagctcaaggATGAGACTGGAGAGCTTTCCTCGGCTGATGAGAAGCGTTACCGGGCGCTGAAACGCACGGCAGAGCGGGAGCTGCTCATG AATGCTGATGTGATCTGCTGCACGTGTGTGGGAGCTGGCGATCCCCGCCTGGCCAAGATGCAGTTCCGCTCCATCCTCATCGACGAGAGCACGCAGGCCACCGAGCCCGAGTGCATGGTGCCCGTGGTCCTGGGGGCAAAGCAG CTGATCCTGGTGGGTGACCACTGCCAGCTGGGGCCCGTGGTGATGTGCAAGAAGGCGGCCAAGGCGGGGCTGTCGCAGTCGCTGTTCGAGCGGCTGGTGGTGCTGGGCATCCGGCCCATCCGCCTGCAGGTGCAGTACCGCATGCACCCCGCCCTCAGCGCCTTCCCCTCCAACATCTTCTACGAGGGATCCCTCCAGAACGGCGTCACTGCAG CTGACAGGGTGAAGAAAGGCTTCGATTTCCAGTGGCCCCAGCCTGACAAACCCATGTTCTTCTACGTgacccagggacaggaggagattGCCAGCTCAGGCACCTCTTACCTGAACAG GACGGAAGCTGCCAACGTGGAGAAGATCACCACCAAGCTGCTCAAGGCTGGGGCCAAGCCTGACCAGATTGGCATCATCACCCCCTACGAGGGCCAGCGCTCCTACCTGGTGCAGTACATGCAGTTCAGCGGCTCCCTGCACACAAAGCTCTACCAG GAAGTGGAAATTGCGAGTGTGGACGCCTTCCAGGGCAGGGAGAAGGATTTCATCATCCTGTCCTGCGTGAGGGCCAACGAGCACCAGGGCATCGGCTTCCTCAACGACCCCAGGAGGCTCAACGTGGCCCTGACAAGAGCCAG GTACGGGGTGATCATCGTGGGGAACCCCAAAGCCCTGTCCAAGCAGCCCCTCTGGAATCACCTCCTCAATTACTACAAGGAGCAGAAGGTGCTGGTGGAGGGGCCCCTCAACAACCTGCGCGAGAGCCTGATGCAGTTCAGCAAACCCCGCAAGCTGGTCAACACCATCAACCCC GGTGCCCGTTTCATGACCACTGCCATGTATGATGCTCGGGAGGCCATCATCCCTGGCTCTGTCTACGACCGCAGCAGCCAAG GGCGTCCATCCAACATGTACTTCCAGACCCACGACCAGATCGGGATGATCAGCGCCGGCCCCAGCCACGTCACTGCCATGAACATTCCCATCCCCTTCAACCTCGTCATGCCCCCCATGCCTCCCCCGGGATACTTCGGCCAGGCCAACGGCCCCGCTGCAG GCCGCGGGGCTCCCAAAGGAAAGACCGGCCGTGGAGGGCGGCAGAAAAACCGATTTGGGATTCCTGGCACGAGCCAGTCCAACCTCCCCAACAGCCAGGCCAGCCAGGACGTGGTGTCCCAGCCCTTCTCCCAGGGCCCCCTGACCCAGGGCTACATCTCCATGAGCCAGCCCTCACAGATGAGTCAGCCTGGGCTCTCCCAACCGGAATTATCCCAG GACAGTTACCTTGGTGATGAGTTTAAATCCCAGATTGACGTGGCGCTGTCACAGGACTCAACTTACCAGGGGGAACGAGCATATCAACATGGTGGAGTGACGGGACTGTCACAGTATTAG
- the UPF1 gene encoding regulator of nonsense transcripts 1 isoform X2: MSVEAYGPSSQTLTFLDTEEAELLGADTQGSEFEFTDFTLPSQTQTPPGPGQAGPAQGQGPPGAGQGAPGPLEAQVNGPDGILQNGAVDENVAKTSQLLAELNFEEDEEDTYYTKDLPVHACSYCGIHDPACVVYCNTSKKWFCNGRGNTSGSHIVNHLVRAKCKEVTLHKDGPLGETVLECYNCGCRNVFLLGFIPAKADSVVVLLCRQPCASQSSLKDINWDSSQWQPLIQDRCFLSWLVKIPSEQEQLRARQITAQQINKLEELWKENPSATLEDLEKPGVDEEPQHVLLRYEDAYQYQNIFGPLVKLEADYDKKLKESQTQDNITVRWDLGLNKKRIAYFTLPKTDSDMRLMQGDEICLRYKGDLAPLWKGIGHVIKVPDNYGDEIAIELRSSVGAPVEVTHNFQVDFVWKSTSFDRMQSALKTFAVDETSVSGYIYHKLLGHEVEDVIIKCQLPKRFTAQGLPDLNHSQVYAVKTVLQRPLSLIQGPPGTGKTVTSATIVYHLARQGNGPVLVCAPSNIAVDQLTEKIHQTGLKVVRLCAKSREAIDSPVSFLALHNQIRNMDSMPELQKLQQLKDETGELSSADEKRYRALKRTAERELLMNADVICCTCVGAGDPRLAKMQFRSILIDESTQATEPECMVPVVLGAKQLILVGDHCQLGPVVMCKKAAKAGLSQSLFERLVVLGIRPIRLQVQYRMHPALSAFPSNIFYEGSLQNGVTAADRVKKGFDFQWPQPDKPMFFYVTQGQEEIASSGTSYLNRTEAANVEKITTKLLKAGAKPDQIGIITPYEGQRSYLVQYMQFSGSLHTKLYQEVEIASVDAFQGREKDFIILSCVRANEHQGIGFLNDPRRLNVALTRARYGVIIVGNPKALSKQPLWNHLLNYYKEQKVLVEGPLNNLRESLMQFSKPRKLVNTINPGARFMTTAMYDAREAIIPGSVYDRSSQGRPSNMYFQTHDQIGMISAGPSHVTAMNIPIPFNLVMPPMPPPGYFGQANGPAAGRGAPKGKTGRGGRQKNRFGIPGTSQSNLPNSQASQDVVSQPFSQGPLTQGYISMSQPSQMSQPGLSQPELSQDSYLGDEFKSQIDVALSQDSTYQGERAYQHGGVTGLSQY, translated from the exons ATGAGCGTGGAGGCGTACGGCCCCAGCTCGCAGACCCTCACCTTCCTGGACACCGAGGAGGCCGAGCTGCTCGGCGCGGACACACAGGGCTCCGAGTTCGAGTTCACCGACTTCACCCTCCCCAGCCAGACCCAGACACCGCccgggccgggccaggcggGGCCGGCACAGGGCCAGGGGCCgccgggagcggggcagggAGCTCCGGGCCCGCTGGAAGCGCAG GTGAATGGTCCTGATGGGATCCTGCAGAATGGAGCTGTGGATGAGAACGTGGCCAAGAccagccagctcctggctgagctCAACTtcgaggaggatgaggaggacaCTTACTACACCAAGGATCTCCCCGTGCACGCCTGCAG TTACTGTGGGATCCACGACCCTGCCTGTGTGGTTTACTGCAACACCAGCAAGAAATGGTTCTGCAACGGGCGTGGGAACACCTCTGGCAG CCACATCGTGAATCACCTGGTGAGAGCCAAGTGCAAGGAGGTGACTCTGCACAAGGACGGGCCCCTGGGAGAGACCGTCCTGGAGTGCTACAACTGCGGCTGCCGCAACGTTTTCCTGCTGGGCTTCATCCCAGCCAAGGCTGACTCCGTGGTGGTTCTGCTCTGCAG gcagccctgtgccagccagaGCAGCCTGAAGGACATCAactgggacagctcccagtgGCAGCCCCTGATCCAGGACCGCTGCTTCCTCTCCTGGCTGGTGAAGATTCCCtcggagcaggagcagctccgggCCCGCCAGATCACAGCCCAGCAGATCAACAAACTGGAGGAGCTCTGGAAG gaaaatccatCTGCCACCCTGGAGGACTTGGAAAAACCTGGTGTTGATGAGGAACCCCAGCATGTCCTGCTTAGATACGAAGATGCTTATCAATACCAAAATATATTTGGTCCTCTGGTCAAGCTTGAGGCAGATTATGACAAGAAACTCAAGGAATCTCAG ACCCAAGATAACATCACAGTCAGGTGGGACCTGGGCTTGAACAAGAAGAGAATTGCTTATTTCACTTTGCCAAAGACTGATTCAG ATATGCGCCTCATGCAAGGAGATGAGATCTGCCTGAGGTACAAGGGAGACCTGGCCCCGCTCTGGAAGGGAATTGGGCACGTGATCAAAGTTCCTGATA ATTATGGTGATGAGATAGCCATCGAGCTGAGGAGCAGCGTGGGAGCTCCAGTGGAGGTCACTCACAACTTCCAGGTGGATTTTGTGTGGAAATCCACTTCTTTTGACAG GATGCAGAGCGCTCTGAAAACGTTTGCAGTGGACGAGACCTCGGTGTCTGGGTACATTTACCACAAACTGCTGGGCCACGAGGTGGAAGATGTCATCATCAAATGCCAGCTGCCAAAACGCTTCACAGCCCAGGGGCTCCCTGATCTCAACCACTCTCAG gtttATGCTGTCAAGACCGTCCTGCAGCGTCCTCTGAGCCTTATCCAGGGTCCCCCTGGCACTGGGAAAACGGTGACATCGGCCACCATCGTCTATCACCTGGCCAGGCAGGGCAATGG gccCGTGCTGGTGTGTGCCCCCAGCAACATCGCCGTGGATCAGCTGACGGAGAAGATCCACCAGACCGGCCTCAAGGTGGTTCGTCTGTGCGCCAAGAGCCGCGAGGCCATCGACTCGCCCGTGTccttcctggccctgcacaacCAGATCCGCAACATGGACAG catgccagagctccagaagctgcagcagctcaaggATGAGACTGGAGAGCTTTCCTCGGCTGATGAGAAGCGTTACCGGGCGCTGAAACGCACGGCAGAGCGGGAGCTGCTCATG AATGCTGATGTGATCTGCTGCACGTGTGTGGGAGCTGGCGATCCCCGCCTGGCCAAGATGCAGTTCCGCTCCATCCTCATCGACGAGAGCACGCAGGCCACCGAGCCCGAGTGCATGGTGCCCGTGGTCCTGGGGGCAAAGCAG CTGATCCTGGTGGGTGACCACTGCCAGCTGGGGCCCGTGGTGATGTGCAAGAAGGCGGCCAAGGCGGGGCTGTCGCAGTCGCTGTTCGAGCGGCTGGTGGTGCTGGGCATCCGGCCCATCCGCCTGCAGGTGCAGTACCGCATGCACCCCGCCCTCAGCGCCTTCCCCTCCAACATCTTCTACGAGGGATCCCTCCAGAACGGCGTCACTGCAG CTGACAGGGTGAAGAAAGGCTTCGATTTCCAGTGGCCCCAGCCTGACAAACCCATGTTCTTCTACGTgacccagggacaggaggagattGCCAGCTCAGGCACCTCTTACCTGAACAG GACGGAAGCTGCCAACGTGGAGAAGATCACCACCAAGCTGCTCAAGGCTGGGGCCAAGCCTGACCAGATTGGCATCATCACCCCCTACGAGGGCCAGCGCTCCTACCTGGTGCAGTACATGCAGTTCAGCGGCTCCCTGCACACAAAGCTCTACCAG GAAGTGGAAATTGCGAGTGTGGACGCCTTCCAGGGCAGGGAGAAGGATTTCATCATCCTGTCCTGCGTGAGGGCCAACGAGCACCAGGGCATCGGCTTCCTCAACGACCCCAGGAGGCTCAACGTGGCCCTGACAAGAGCCAG GTACGGGGTGATCATCGTGGGGAACCCCAAAGCCCTGTCCAAGCAGCCCCTCTGGAATCACCTCCTCAATTACTACAAGGAGCAGAAGGTGCTGGTGGAGGGGCCCCTCAACAACCTGCGCGAGAGCCTGATGCAGTTCAGCAAACCCCGCAAGCTGGTCAACACCATCAACCCC GGTGCCCGTTTCATGACCACTGCCATGTATGATGCTCGGGAGGCCATCATCCCTGGCTCTGTCTACGACCGCAGCAGCCAAG GGCGTCCATCCAACATGTACTTCCAGACCCACGACCAGATCGGGATGATCAGCGCCGGCCCCAGCCACGTCACTGCCATGAACATTCCCATCCCCTTCAACCTCGTCATGCCCCCCATGCCTCCCCCGGGATACTTCGGCCAGGCCAACGGCCCCGCTGCAG GCCGCGGGGCTCCCAAAGGAAAGACCGGCCGTGGAGGGCGGCAGAAAAACCGATTTGGGATTCCTGGCACGAGCCAGTCCAACCTCCCCAACAGCCAGGCCAGCCAGGACGTGGTGTCCCAGCCCTTCTCCCAGGGCCCCCTGACCCAGGGCTACATCTCCATGAGCCAGCCCTCACAGATGAGTCAGCCTGGGCTCTCCCAACCGGAATTATCCCAG GACAGTTACCTTGGTGATGAGTTTAAATCCCAGATTGACGTGGCGCTGTCACAGGACTCAACTTACCAGGGGGAACGAGCATATCAACATGGTGGAGTGACGGGACTGTCACAGTATTAG
- the GDF1 gene encoding embryonic growth/differentiation factor 1: MWLLRSLAWALLSPVLATGLSWQENSLLKSLGLSAKPSPKRPVPVPPVLWRIFQRRKELPRPHQELDSCRVEEFHVPGNIVRVFADQGRFLPEEQPQGWLCLRKLLFFNLSVLEEGERLTMAQLELRFQHNSYHSPRPGEVLELRLYPANPRGQPRPGRRPLVERSFVQLHKSLLFKLSAALEDGKMPGRNLTLVLEISASSGASGSPRSLCAGSDALEATSLLVVTLGRQCRAPRRRRRSPPSPPVTPSPLCKPRRLYISFSDVGWENWIIAPQGYLANYCRGDCPFPLAAELNSTNHAVLQTMVHSLDPQGTPQPCCVPVRLSPISILYYDNSDNVVLRHYEDMVVDECGCR; this comes from the exons aATTCCCTGTTAAAATCGCTGGGTCTGAGCGCCAAGCCCAGCCCCAAAaggccggtgccggtgccgcccGTGCTCTGGAGGATCTtccagaggaggaaggagctgccCCGGCCGCACCAAGAGCTGGATTCCTGCAGGGTGGAGGAGTTCCATGTCCCCGGGAACATCGTGCGTGTCTTCGCTGACCAAG gccGTTTCCTCCCcgaggagcagccccaggggtGGCTGTGTCTGCGGAAGCTCCTGTTCTTCAACCTCTCCGTGCTGGAGGAGGGCGAGCGCTTGACCATGGCCCAGCTGGAGCTCCGCTTCCAGCACAATTCCTACCACTCCCCGCGGCCGGGGGAGGTTTTGGAGCTCCGGCTGTACCCGGCGAACCCCCgggggcagccccggcccggccggagGCCGCTGGTGGAGCGCTCCTTTGTGCAGCTGCACAAATCCCTCCTCTTCAAGCTGAGCGCGGCGCTGGAGGACGGGAAGATGCCGGGCAGGAATTTGACCTTGGTGCTGGAGATCTCGGCGAGCTCCGGGGCCAGCGGGAGCCCGAGGAGCCTCTGCGCCGGCAGCGACGCCTTGGAGGCCACCTCGCTGCTGGTGGTGACGCTGGGCCGGCAGTGCCGGGCCCcccggaggaggaggaggagccccccgagccccccggtgacccccagccccctgtgcAAGCCCCGCCGGCTCTACATCAGCTTCAGCGACGTGGGCTGGGAGAACTGGATCATCGCCCCCCAGGGCTACCTGGCCAATTACTGCCGCGGGGATTGTCCCTTCCCgctggcagcagagctcaaCAGCACCAACCACGCGGTGCTGCAGACCATGGTGCACTCCCTGGACCCCCAGGGaaccccccagccctgctgcgtCCCCGTCAGGCTCTCCCCCATCTCCATCCTCTACTACGACAACAGCGACAACGTGGTGCTGCGGCACTACGAGGACATGGTGGTGGATGAGTGTGGCTGCAGGTAG